In one window of Musa acuminata AAA Group cultivar baxijiao chromosome BXJ3-2, Cavendish_Baxijiao_AAA, whole genome shotgun sequence DNA:
- the LOC103976047 gene encoding small ribosomal subunit protein eS10z has translation MIIPQKNRHEICKYLFQEGVLFAKKDYNLAKHPEIEVPNLQVIKLMQSFKSREYVRETFAWQHYYWYLTNDGIEYLRTYLNLPSEIVPATLKKSSRPPPRPFGSGPPGDRPRGPPRFEGDRPRFGDRDGYRGGPRGGPPGDFGGDKGGAPPEFQPSFRGTEGRAGFGRGRGGYGAGATSSME, from the exons ATG ATCATCCCCCAGAAGAATCGCCATGAAATCTGCAAGTACCTCTTCCAAG AGGGGGTGCTGTTCGCGAAGAAGGACTACAACCTCGCCAAGCACCCGGAGATCGAGGTGCCGAACCTGCAGGTGATAAAGCTGATGCAGAGCTTCAAGTCGAGAGAGTACGTGAGGGAAACCTTCGCGTGGCAGCACTACTATTGGTACCTAACCAACGATGGGATTGAGTACCTCCGCACCTACCTCAACCTCCCGTCCGAGATCGTCCCCGCGACTCTGAAGAAGTCCTCCAGGCCGCCGCCCCGACCCTTTGGTTCTGGCCCTCCTGGTGATCGCCCAAG GGGTCCACCTCGCTTTGAAGGTGACCGGCCGAGGTTTGGCGATAGGGATGGGTACCGTGGAGGCCCTCGAGGAGGCCCTCCAGGTGATTTCGGTGGTGACAAGGGTGGCGCTCCTCCTGAGTTTCAGCCATCATTCAGG GGTACTGAAGGTAGGGCTGGCTTTGGCCGTGGTCGTGGTGGTTATGGAGCAGGTGCAACATCGTCAATGGAGTAG